A region from the Sphingomonas sp. S2-65 genome encodes:
- a CDS encoding efflux transporter outer membrane subunit — translation MTKPILALLAGATMLAGCNFAPKYVRPEGAVPAALPEGGIYPRAATDAPDITAVGWRDFFLDPRLRQVIDTGLANNRDLRIAAGNVLQARAQLRTQRSELFPTASVNGSATYTNNIGAGGAGAGAGAGAGTGAGVGTGGSSNLEIYSLNAGISAYELDLFGRVRNLTQAAQEQVFASEEAQRSTRVSLIAEIANAWLQMASDQEQLRLSRETLKAFQETFRLTSEQFRVGVGSELEVRQAETNYQAARNDIAALETRIAQDQNALNLLAGTTVPSELLPASFGAEPVTRDALPANLSSQVLLRRPDVLRAEHQLIAESANIGAARAAFFPTISLTGLVGTISTALSGLFGGGSFTYQAGPSIGLPIFDGGRRSGNLQYARASQQVAAATYERTIQVAFREVADALAQRGRIGEQVSAQSQRANAAQVAARLSEARFRAGIDSFLNTLDAQRTAYAAQQQLVTTRLTQANNLVELYRSLGGGLN, via the coding sequence ATGACGAAACCCATCCTCGCGCTCCTGGCAGGCGCGACCATGCTCGCGGGCTGCAATTTCGCGCCCAAATACGTCCGTCCCGAAGGCGCGGTGCCGGCCGCGCTCCCTGAGGGCGGCATCTACCCGCGCGCCGCCACCGACGCGCCGGACATCACCGCGGTCGGCTGGCGCGACTTCTTCCTCGATCCCCGCCTGCGCCAGGTGATCGACACTGGGCTCGCCAACAACCGCGACCTGCGCATCGCCGCGGGCAACGTGCTCCAGGCGCGCGCCCAGCTGCGCACCCAGCGCTCCGAGCTGTTCCCGACCGCGTCGGTCAACGGCAGCGCCACCTACACCAACAATATCGGCGCGGGGGGCGCCGGAGCGGGGGCGGGCGCCGGCGCCGGCACCGGCGCAGGAGTCGGCACCGGCGGCTCGAGCAACCTCGAAATCTACTCGCTCAACGCCGGCATCTCGGCCTATGAGCTCGACCTGTTCGGCCGTGTCCGCAACCTCACCCAGGCCGCGCAGGAGCAGGTGTTCGCCAGCGAGGAGGCCCAGCGCTCCACCCGCGTCAGCCTGATTGCCGAGATCGCCAACGCCTGGCTCCAGATGGCCTCCGACCAGGAACAGCTTCGCCTCTCGCGCGAGACGCTCAAGGCGTTCCAGGAAACCTTCCGCCTCACCAGCGAGCAGTTCCGCGTCGGCGTCGGCTCCGAGCTCGAGGTCCGCCAGGCCGAGACCAATTACCAGGCCGCGCGCAACGACATCGCCGCGCTCGAGACCCGCATCGCGCAGGACCAGAACGCGCTCAACCTCCTCGCCGGCACCACGGTGCCGAGCGAACTGCTCCCCGCCAGCTTCGGCGCCGAGCCGGTGACCCGCGACGCGCTCCCCGCCAATTTGTCGTCGCAAGTGCTGCTGCGCCGTCCCGACGTGCTGCGCGCCGAGCACCAGCTGATCGCCGAAAGCGCCAATATCGGCGCGGCCCGCGCGGCGTTCTTCCCGACGATCTCGCTGACCGGCCTGGTCGGCACGATCAGCACCGCGCTCTCGGGCCTGTTCGGCGGCGGCAGCTTCACCTACCAGGCGGGGCCGTCCATCGGCCTGCCGATCTTCGACGGTGGCCGCCGCTCGGGCAACCTCCAATATGCCCGCGCCTCGCAACAGGTCGCCGCCGCCACCTATGAGCGCACCATCCAGGTGGCGTTCCGCGAAGTCGCCGACGCGCTCGCCCAGCGCGGCCGCATCGGCGAACAGGTCAGCGCCCAGTCGCAGCGCGCCAACGCCGCGCAGGTCGCCGCGCGCCTGTCCGAAGCCCGGTTCCGCGCCGGCATTGACTCGTTCCTCAACACCCTAGACGCCCAGCGCACGGCCTACGCCGCCCAGCAACAGCTGGTCACCACGCGCCTCACTCAGGCGAACAACCTGGTCGAACTCTACCGCTCGCTCGGCGGCGGGCTGAACTAG
- a CDS encoding efflux transporter outer membrane subunit codes for MRKLAPFPLLSLVLLGACTLGPDYAGPPRVGSAGQPPASFVRGGDAATAAAPQPARWWTALNDPTLDMLETRALASNPSVAVAQARLRQARGALRVERANQLPQAGASGMYVHAELPGIDLGSLTGGSGQGGGGAAGGGEAGAGGGAAGAEVPDLGSLDFFNAGLDASWEIDLFGGQRRTVEATRANVQAAEANVADAQVRLAADVANAYVGLRDRQQRLELSRQSGVLQRQMFQLTEQRAARGTASALEVERLRTQLEATEAEQVPLAAEIEAYLNALAVLTGAEPGSLDTVLRTPAPTPLPPAQVAVGDPAALLQRRPDIRAAERQLAAYTARIGVAEASRFPRLSLMGMLGLGGTSPEALVDLDNLAALAMPRLQWSFLDFGRGRGRVEQAQGARDEAEAQYRGAVLRALQDAEDSLSRFGHRRATVASLVRVRASAVRAAGLTQQRYRAGTVRLIDALDAERQRVLAEQNLAQATAALTGDYVALQKALGLGWEPVAGGASKDR; via the coding sequence ATGCGCAAACTTGCCCCCTTCCCCCTCCTCTCGCTGGTGCTGCTCGGCGCTTGCACCCTGGGCCCGGACTATGCCGGGCCGCCGCGCGTCGGCAGTGCCGGACAGCCGCCCGCCAGCTTCGTGCGCGGGGGCGATGCCGCCACGGCGGCGGCGCCGCAGCCGGCGCGGTGGTGGACGGCGTTGAACGACCCGACTTTGGACATGCTCGAGACTCGTGCGCTGGCGTCCAATCCCAGCGTGGCGGTGGCGCAGGCGCGGCTGCGCCAGGCGCGCGGCGCCTTGCGGGTGGAGCGGGCCAACCAACTGCCCCAGGCGGGCGCGTCGGGCATGTACGTCCATGCCGAGTTGCCCGGCATCGACCTGGGCAGCCTGACCGGCGGCTCGGGCCAGGGTGGCGGCGGCGCGGCCGGGGGCGGTGAAGCGGGTGCCGGTGGCGGCGCGGCTGGCGCCGAAGTGCCCGACCTGGGCTCGCTCGACTTCTTCAACGCGGGACTCGATGCGAGCTGGGAGATCGACCTGTTCGGCGGCCAGCGCCGCACGGTCGAGGCGACGCGCGCCAACGTGCAGGCGGCAGAGGCTAATGTCGCCGACGCGCAGGTGCGGTTGGCCGCCGACGTCGCCAACGCCTATGTCGGCCTGCGCGACCGGCAGCAGCGGCTGGAACTGTCGCGGCAGTCGGGCGTGTTGCAGCGGCAGATGTTCCAGCTGACCGAGCAGCGCGCGGCGCGGGGCACGGCGTCGGCGCTGGAGGTGGAGCGGCTGCGCACCCAGCTGGAGGCGACGGAGGCCGAGCAGGTGCCGCTCGCCGCCGAGATCGAGGCGTATCTGAACGCGCTGGCGGTGCTGACCGGGGCGGAGCCCGGATCGCTCGACACGGTGCTGCGCACGCCCGCGCCGACGCCGTTGCCGCCCGCGCAAGTGGCGGTGGGCGATCCCGCGGCGCTGCTCCAGCGGCGGCCCGACATTCGCGCGGCGGAGCGGCAGCTGGCGGCCTATACCGCGCGGATCGGCGTGGCGGAGGCGTCGCGCTTTCCCCGGTTGAGCCTGATGGGGATGCTGGGGCTGGGCGGGACGTCGCCCGAGGCGCTGGTCGACCTCGACAATCTCGCGGCGCTGGCGATGCCGCGGCTGCAATGGAGCTTCCTGGATTTCGGGCGCGGGCGCGGGCGCGTCGAGCAGGCGCAGGGCGCCCGCGACGAAGCCGAGGCGCAGTATCGCGGCGCGGTGCTGCGGGCGTTGCAGGACGCCGAGGATTCGCTGTCGCGCTTCGGCCATCGCCGCGCGACGGTGGCGAGCCTGGTGCGGGTGCGCGCTTCGGCGGTGCGTGCGGCGGGGCTGACCCAGCAGCGCTATCGCGCGGGGACGGTGCGGCTGATCGACGCGCTGGATGCCGAGCGGCAGCGGGTGTTGGCCGAGCAGAATCTGGCACAGGCGACCGCGGCACTGACCGGGGATTATGTGGCGCTGCAAAAGGCGCTGGGGCTTGGCTGGGAGCCGGTGGCGGGTGGCGCGTCCAAGGATCGGTAA
- a CDS encoding MDR family MFS transporter has translation MSAGATSADPAAVGKPKGGARSGGQVQKADLGAWLAVAAGSLGALMATLDISIVNSSLPTIQGEIGASGTEGTWIATSYLVAEIIIIPLSGWLERMLGLRTFLLIATVLFTAFSVMCGLSTSLSMMIVGRVGQGITGGALIPTAMTIIATRLPPQQQPIGTAMFGVTAILGPVLGPLIGGWLTENISWHYAFFLNVPVSAVLITLLLVGLPHQKARLHEIVQADWLGIAGLALGLGGLTVVLEEGQREQWFESALILQLSAVSLFGFVLLFAGQFVAQRPVIRLKLLLDRQFGSVAAMAVVLGMVLYGTSYVIPQFVAIIADYNALQAGHVVLLAGIPSLILMPFTPLLMRYIDIRIAVAFGLCVMALSCWIDTSLTGDSTGSAFTDSQLMRGVGTIFVMLFLNQAAIRSVPPEQAGDAAGLFNAARNIGGSVGLAMLATVQEQRSYFHARRLEESLSANSVAVQDYVAGMAQSAGGQTAALRNLGGMISQQALLMTYNDMFWLLAVGILCVTPLVLFLRPLPQGGPIAMH, from the coding sequence ATGAGCGCGGGCGCGACCTCGGCCGATCCCGCCGCGGTCGGCAAGCCCAAGGGCGGTGCCCGCAGCGGCGGCCAGGTGCAGAAGGCGGACCTCGGCGCGTGGCTGGCGGTCGCGGCCGGCAGCCTGGGCGCGCTGATGGCGACGCTCGACATCTCCATCGTCAACTCCTCGCTGCCCACCATCCAGGGCGAGATCGGCGCGAGTGGCACCGAAGGCACCTGGATCGCGACGAGCTATCTGGTCGCGGAGATCATCATCATTCCGCTGTCCGGCTGGCTGGAGCGGATGCTGGGGCTGCGCACCTTCCTGTTGATCGCCACGGTGCTGTTCACGGCGTTTTCGGTGATGTGCGGGCTATCGACCAGCCTGTCGATGATGATCGTCGGGCGCGTCGGCCAGGGGATCACCGGCGGTGCGCTGATCCCCACCGCGATGACGATCATCGCCACCCGGCTACCGCCGCAGCAACAGCCGATCGGCACGGCGATGTTCGGCGTGACCGCGATCCTGGGGCCGGTGCTGGGGCCGCTGATCGGCGGATGGCTCACCGAGAATATCAGCTGGCACTACGCCTTTTTCCTCAACGTGCCGGTGAGCGCGGTGCTGATCACGCTGCTGCTGGTCGGGCTGCCCCATCAGAAGGCGCGGCTGCATGAGATCGTCCAGGCTGACTGGCTGGGAATTGCCGGGCTGGCGCTGGGGCTGGGCGGGCTTACCGTGGTGCTGGAGGAAGGGCAGCGCGAGCAATGGTTCGAAAGCGCGCTGATCCTTCAGCTGAGCGCGGTGTCGCTGTTTGGGTTCGTGCTGCTGTTCGCCGGGCAGTTCGTGGCGCAGCGGCCGGTGATCCGGCTGAAGCTGTTGCTCGACCGCCAGTTCGGCAGCGTCGCGGCGATGGCGGTGGTGCTGGGCATGGTGCTGTACGGCACGTCATACGTCATCCCGCAGTTCGTCGCGATCATCGCGGACTATAATGCGTTGCAGGCCGGGCATGTCGTGCTGCTGGCGGGTATTCCCAGCCTGATCCTGATGCCGTTCACGCCCTTGCTGATGCGCTATATCGACATCCGCATCGCCGTGGCGTTCGGACTGTGCGTGATGGCGCTCAGCTGCTGGATCGACACCAGCCTGACCGGCGATTCCACCGGCAGCGCCTTCACCGATTCACAGCTGATGCGCGGCGTGGGCACGATCTTCGTGATGCTGTTCCTGAACCAGGCGGCGATCCGATCGGTGCCGCCCGAACAGGCCGGCGACGCGGCGGGATTGTTCAACGCCGCGCGCAACATCGGCGGATCGGTCGGGCTGGCGATGCTCGCCACCGTGCAGGAGCAGCGCAGCTATTTCCATGCCCGCCGGCTGGAGGAGTCGCTGTCCGCCAATTCGGTAGCGGTGCAGGACTATGTCGCAGGGATGGCGCAATCGGCCGGCGGCCAGACCGCGGCGCTGCGCAATCTGGGCGGCATGATCAGCCAGCAGGCGCTGTTGATGACGTATAACGACATGTTCTGGCTGCTGGCCGTCGGCATCCTGTGCGTGACGCCGCTCGTCCTGTTCCTCCGCCCGCTTCCGCAGGGCGGCCCCATCGCCATGCATTGA
- a CDS encoding HlyD family secretion protein has product MSEQDQRESAEADAANDPSNAEDAAPVKKSPLKNPRVRIILLLIVAAILVLGGLWFARYQSRGKYLQATNDAYVQADAVVVSSRISGYVEKVLVAENQQVKAGQPLLQIDARDYRAQAEQAQAQIDVAAANAEGVRAQIREQGAAIDQARAQLSAAQSALTFARSEVARYTPLAATGAETRERLSQLRDQERQAAAQVATARAGLDAAQRRVGTLRTQITQAQSQGRAARAQLAAANVNATSSILRASRDGRVGDKTVQPGQLVQPGVRLMSIVPDQQLYVEANFKETQIGLMRVGQPVTVKVDALDGVEIHGRVESFSPGTGAQFSLLPPQNATGNFTKIVQRIPVRIAIDLGPTARKLILPGMSVDVTVDTIAAKNQREAIEREQKAHNEARRK; this is encoded by the coding sequence ATGTCCGAACAGGATCAGCGCGAGAGCGCAGAGGCTGACGCCGCCAACGACCCATCCAACGCAGAAGATGCAGCGCCCGTTAAAAAGTCGCCGCTCAAGAACCCGCGCGTCCGCATCATCCTGTTGCTGATCGTCGCGGCAATCCTGGTGCTCGGCGGGCTGTGGTTCGCGCGCTACCAGAGCCGCGGCAAATATCTGCAAGCCACCAACGACGCCTATGTCCAGGCGGACGCGGTGGTCGTGTCGTCGCGTATCTCAGGCTATGTCGAGAAGGTGCTGGTGGCCGAGAACCAGCAGGTGAAGGCGGGCCAGCCGCTGCTCCAGATCGATGCGCGCGATTACCGCGCCCAGGCCGAGCAGGCCCAGGCGCAGATCGACGTCGCCGCCGCCAACGCCGAAGGCGTGCGCGCGCAAATCCGCGAACAGGGTGCCGCGATCGACCAGGCGCGGGCGCAGCTGTCGGCGGCGCAGAGTGCCCTCACCTTCGCGCGTTCGGAAGTGGCGCGCTACACGCCGCTGGCGGCGACCGGCGCGGAAACGCGCGAGCGGCTGTCGCAACTGCGCGACCAGGAGCGCCAGGCCGCCGCGCAGGTCGCCACCGCGCGTGCCGGGCTGGACGCGGCACAGCGGCGCGTCGGCACGCTGCGCACCCAGATCACCCAGGCGCAGTCGCAAGGCCGCGCGGCGCGGGCGCAGCTTGCCGCCGCGAACGTCAACGCAACCTCGTCGATCCTGCGCGCCAGCCGCGATGGCCGCGTCGGCGACAAGACGGTGCAGCCGGGCCAGCTGGTCCAGCCGGGCGTGCGGCTGATGTCGATCGTTCCCGACCAGCAGCTCTATGTCGAAGCCAATTTCAAGGAGACGCAGATCGGGCTGATGCGAGTCGGCCAGCCGGTGACGGTGAAGGTCGATGCGCTGGACGGCGTCGAGATCCATGGCCGAGTCGAGAGCTTCTCGCCCGGCACGGGCGCGCAATTCTCGCTGTTGCCGCCGCAGAACGCGACCGGCAATTTCACCAAGATCGTCCAACGTATCCCGGTGCGCATCGCGATCGACCTGGGCCCGACTGCGCGCAAGCTGATCCTGCCGGGCATGTCGGTGGACGTCACCGTCGACACGATCGCCGCCAAGAACCAGCGCGAGGCGATCGAGCGCGAGCAGAAGGCGCATAACGAGGCGCGCAGGAAATGA
- a CDS encoding MarR family winged helix-turn-helix transcriptional regulator: protein MTDLDQLSTEFGSLFLRMHRLLDRRMSASGASLARTKLLMYVDRHGPARAADIADLFGLAPRTVTEALDGMERDGLVLREPDARDRRVKRISITPAGKRAIETTEPLRAKLVDLVFGTLDPQEAAQLSGIVAKLAAAVAREEEGAGLGCADPERDVRD, encoded by the coding sequence ATGACAGACCTCGATCAGCTATCCACCGAATTCGGCAGCCTGTTCCTGCGCATGCACCGGCTGCTCGACCGGCGGATGAGCGCGTCGGGAGCCTCGCTCGCCCGCACCAAGCTGCTGATGTATGTCGATCGCCACGGCCCGGCGCGCGCCGCCGACATCGCCGATCTGTTCGGGCTGGCGCCGCGCACCGTCACCGAAGCGCTGGACGGCATGGAGCGCGACGGCTTGGTCCTGCGCGAACCCGACGCACGCGATCGCCGGGTGAAGCGGATCTCGATCACTCCGGCCGGCAAGCGTGCGATCGAGACGACCGAGCCGCTGCGCGCGAAGTTGGTGGATCTCGTCTTCGGCACGCTGGATCCTCAGGAAGCCGCGCAACTCTCGGGCATCGTGGCGAAGCTGGCTGCCGCCGTCGCGCGGGAAGAGGAGGGCGCCGGGCTCGGCTGCGCCGATCCGGAACGCGACGTTCGGGATTAG